The following coding sequences are from one Xiphophorus couchianus chromosome 7, X_couchianus-1.0, whole genome shotgun sequence window:
- the LOC114147831 gene encoding dedicator of cytokinesis protein 9 isoform X18 — MQGKAGKAPKKELVIESPQQYKNPAEAEVDSVPQEVVKPKVIEPLDYENVLVQRKTQILSDVLRDMLQFPLEDFEISTLRRQGRTLYPTVPENAEREAQSLFVQECIKTYKSDWHVVNYKYEDYSGDFRQLPNKVPRPEKLAVHVFEVDEDVDKEEDTASLGSQKGGISKHGWLYKGNMNSAISVTMRSFKRRYFHLTQLGDGSYNLNFYKDEKISKEPKGTIFLDSCMGVVQNNKVRRFAFELKMQDKSTYLLAAESEAEMEDWINMLNKILHSSFEIAMQEKRNGDIHDDDDLGKSDSSSGSLDSFQSTRDIESRMRSETRLKLFTVDPDTQKLDFSGIEPDVKQFEEKFGKRVLVNCNDLSFNLQSCVAENEDGPTTNVEPFYVTLSLFDIQNGRKISSDFQVDLNHQSVRGMVPSNTSQYVNGGGEARSEGQRFIHGVPEAALLYPKQGVFSVTCPHPDIFLVARIDKVLQGGINHCAEPYMKSSDSTKMAQKVLKNAKLACSRLGQYRMPFAWAARTLFKDASGTLDKSARFSALYRQDSNKLSNDDMLKLLADFRKPEKMAKLPIILGNLDVTIDSVAPDLTNCVTSSYIPVKQFDVSERSSVFFEVEEFVPFIAKCSQPFTIYNNHLYVYPKHLKYDSQKSFAKARNIAVCIEFRDSDDEEAVSLKCIYGRPGGPLFTKNAFTSVLHHQHNPEFYDEFKIELPTQLHEKHHLLFTFYHVSCDSNSKASTKKKDVVETQVGYAWLPLLKDGRVIMNEHHIPVAANLPAGYLSCQEGASKHLSPEVKWVDGGKHLFKVSTHLVSTVYTQDQHLHNFFHHCQSVASAAQGPGGELVKYLKSLHAMESHVMIKFLPTILNQLFRVLTSATQEDVAVNVTRVMIHIVAQCHEEGLEHYLRSYVKFVFRTESYTSSTTRTVHEELAKAMTVILKPSTDFLTSNKLLKYSWYFFEALVKSMAQYLIESCKVRLSRNQRFSASFHHTVETLVNMMMPHITQKYKDNLDAARNANHSLAVFIKRCFNLMDRGFVFKQINNYINGFMPGDPKTLYEFKFEFLRVVCNHEHYVPLNLPMPFGKGRILRFQDLQMDYSLTEDFCRNHFLVGLLLREVSAALQEFREIRQIAIHVLKTLMIKHTFDDRYSSKSQQARLATLYFPLFGLLQENVNRLNVKEVSPFPVNHSNNNGRDDSLLSNALMTPPRSSTFLDTSLHKDVFGAISGTTSPHAVSTPNVNSMRHTDSRGSLISTESVNSLHERNHDKTNSLDKNQPASTLGSTLMRCDKLDQAEIKSLLMCFLHVLKGMSEDALFTYWNKASSAELMDFFILIEVCLHQFRYMGKRYIASVRKISSILGISVEHAYSHSDADVLNQSLLEANIATEVCLTVLDTLSIFIMGFKTQLCSDHGHSPLMKKVFEVHLCFLHINQSETALKQVFTSLRTFIYKFPCTFFEGRADMCAAFCYEILKCCNSKLSSIRSDAAHLLYFLMKSNFDYTGRKSFVRTHLQVVIAVSQLIADVIGIGSTRFQQSLSIINNCANSDRTIKHTAFPSDVKDLTKRIRTVLMATAQMKEHERDPEMLVDLQYSLAKSYASTPELRKTWLDSMARIHVKNGDLSEAAMCYVHVAALVAEYLRRKGMFKQGCSAFRVVTPNIDEEAAMMEDVGMQDVHFNEDVLMELLEECADGLWKAERYELISDIYKLIIPIYEKRRDFEKLAHLYDTLHRAYSKVTEVMHTGKRLLGTYFRVAFFGQQYQFTDSEAEGFFEDEDGKEYIYKEPKFTPLSEISQRLLKLYSDKFGQENVKMIQDSGRINPKDLDSKYAYIQVTHVTPYLDEKELADRKTEFEKSHNIRRFVFEMPFTISGKKQGGVEEQCKRRTILTTTHCFPYVKKRIAVMYQHHTDLSPIEVAIDEMSKKVAEINQLCSSSDVDMIRLQLKLQGSISVQVNAGPLAYARAFLDDSSAKKYPDNKVKQLKEVFRHFVEACGHGLGINERLIKEDQQEYHDEMKANYRDLTRELSIIMHEQIIPVEDGMKSVLPDSLHIFNAISGTPTSVTIQGIPHSASVI; from the exons aTTTCAACTTTGAGGCGCCAAGGGAGAACTCTGTACCCCACAGTGCCTGAAAATGCTGAGAGGGAGGCCCAGAGCCTGTTTGTCCAAGAG TGCATTAAGACCTACAAGTCTGACTGGCATGTGGTCAACTACAAGTACGAGGATTATTCTGGGGATTTTCGACAGCTTCCAAA CAAAGTACCCCGGCCTGAAAAACTGGCGGTTCATGTGTTCGAAGTGGATGAAGATGTTGATAAAGAGGAG GACACTGCCTCCTTAGGATCCCAGAAAGGGGGCATTTCCAAACATGGCTGGCTGTATAAAGGGAACATGAACAGTGCAATCAGTGTCACCATGAGG TCGTTCAAGAGGAGGTATTTCCACCTTACGCAGCTTGGGGATGGCTCGTACAATCTAAACTTCTACAAAGACGAGAAGATCTCCAAAGAGCCAAAAGGAACCATTTTCCTGGATTCCTGCATGGGTGTGGTTCAG AACAACAAAGTTCGGAGGTTTGCTTTTGAGCTGAAGATGCAGGATAAGAGCACGTACCTGCTGGCTGCAGAAAGCGAAGCAGAGATGGAGGACTGGATCAACATGCTCAACAAGATCCTCCACAGCAGCTTTGAGATTGCCATGCAGGAGAAGAGGAATGGAGACATTCatgatg ATGATGATCTTGGAAAGTCAGACAGTTCTTCTGGCAGCCTGGATAGCTTTCAG AGCACCAGAGATATTGAGTCAAGAATGAGGAGTGAAACCAGACTGAAGCTGTTCACAGTGGATCCAGACACACAG AAACTGGACTTCTCAGGAATAGAGCCGGATGTTAAACAGTTCGAGGAGAAGTTTGGCAAGAGGGTTCTGGTCAACTGCAACGATCTCTCATTCAACCTGCAAAGCTGCGTGGCAGAGAACGAGGATGGGCCGACTACAAAC GTGGAACCTTTCTATGTCACTCTGTCGCTGTTCGACATCCAGAACGGCAGGAAAATTTCCTCTGACTTCCAAGTTGACTTAAACCACCAGTCTGTCAGGGGAATGGTTCCAAGTAACACCAGTCAGTATGTGAACGGAGGAGGTGAAGCCCGATCCGAGGGGCAGCGGTTTATCCACGGGGTGCCAGAAGCAGCTTTGCTGTATCCCAAACAG GGAGTGTTTTCAGTGACATGCCCTCATCCAGATATCTTCCTAGTGGCTCGCATCGATAAGGTGCTTCAGGGGGGAATCAACCATTGTGCCGAGCCATACATGAAGAGTTCAGACTCCACCAAG ATGGCACAGAAGGTCCTGAAAAATGCCAAGCTGGCGTGTAGTCGATTGGGTCAGTACAGGATGCCCTTTGCCTGGGCAGCAAG aacCTTGTTCAAAGATGCATCTGGGACACTTGACAAAAGTGCCCGCTTCTCAGCTCTGTACAGACAGGACAGCAACAAACTGTCCAATGACGACATGCTCAAATTGCTGGCAGATTTCAGAAA aCCAGAGAAGATGGCCAAGCTGCCTATAATCCTTGGAAACCTTGATGTTACCATTGACAGTGTTGCCCCCGACTTAACGA ATTGCGTTACCTCATCCTACATTCCTGTGAAGCAGTTTGATGTCAGTGAGAGGAGCAGTGTGTTTTTCGAAGTGGAGGAGTTTGTGCCGTTCATCGCCAAATGTTCTCAGCCTTTCACTATCTACAATAATCACCTCTATGTCTACCCAAAGCACTTGAAATATGACAGCCAGAAGTCATTTGCAAAG GCTAGAAACATAGCTGTCTGCATTGAGTTCAGGGACTCAGATGATGAAGAAGCTGTTTCACTTAAG TGCATCTATGGGCGACCTGGAGGACCCTTGTTTACCAAAAATGCCTTTACCTCAGTATTACATCACCAGCACAACCCCGAATTCTATGATGAA TTTAAGATCGAGTTGCCAACACAGCTCCACGAGAAACATCATTTGCTGTTTACTTTCTACCATGTGAGCTGTGACAGCAACAGCAAGGCCAGCACCAAGAAGAAAGATGTGGTTGAAACTCAAG TGGGATATGCCTGGCTCCCTTTGCTGAAGGATGGCCGGGTGATAATGAATGAACATCACATCCCTGTTGCTGCTAACCTTCCTGCTGGATACCTCAGTTGTCAAGAGGGCGCCAGCAAG CATTTGAGTCCTGAGGTCAAATGGGTTGATGGAGGAAAACACTTGTTTAAAGTGTCCACACACCTAGTGTCCACTGTGTACACTCAG GATCAACATTTGCACAACTTTTTTCATCACTGTCAGAGTGTTGCATCAGCAGCACAAGGACCTGGAGGAGAACTGGTCAAATACCTGAAG AGTTTGCATGCCATGGAGAGTCACGTGATGATCAAGTTCTTGCCAACTATCCTCAATCAGCTGTTTAGAGTGCTGACCAGTGCCACACAGGAGGACGTAGCAGTAAATGTTACAAG GGTCATGATTCACATTGTAGCTCAGTGCCACGAGGAAGGCTTGGAACACTACCTTCGCTCTTATGTGAAG TTTGTATTCAGGACTGAGTCGTACACTTCCTCCACGACCCGAACAGTACACGAGGAGTTGGCGAAAGCCATGACTGTAATCCTGAAGCCTTCCACTGACTTCCTGACGAGTAACAAGCTGCTCAAG TATTCATGGTATTTCTTTGAAGCCTTAGTCAAGTCCATGGCTCAGTACTTGATTGAAAGCTGCAAAGTGAGG TTGTCAAGGAATCAGCGGTTCTCTGCATCTTTTCATCACACTGTGGAAACTTTGGTCAACATGATGATGCCACACATCACTCAGAAGTACAAAGACAACCTGGATGCTGCTCGCAATGCCAACCACAGCCTAGCTGTCTTCATAAAG CGCTGCTTCAACCTGATGGACCGAGGCTTTGTGTTTAAGCAGATCAACAATTACATCAATGGCTTCATGCCCGGAGATCCAAAG ACGCTGTATGAGTTCAAGTTTGAGTTCTTACGCGTTGTGTGCAATCATGAACACTATGTTCCCTTAAACCTGCCAATGCCATTTGGAAAAGGGAGGATACTGAGGTTTCAAG ATCTGCAGATGGATTACTCTCTGACAGAAGACTTCTGTAGGAACCACTTCCTGGTCGGGCTTCTGCTCAGGGAGGTCAGTGCTGCTCTGCAGGAGTTCAGGGAGATTCGGCAGATAGCCATACATGTCCTGAAGACCCTCATGATTAAACACACATTTGATGACCGCTATTCATCCAAG agccAGCAGGCCAGATTGGCCACCTTGTACTTCCCCTTGTTTGGTCTCCTTCAGGAGAACGTCAACAGGCTTAATGTGAAGGAAGTCTCCCCATTCCCTGTCAACCACTCCAACAAT aATGGACGAGACGATTCGCTCCTTTCAAATGCCTTGATGACGCCTCCTAGGTCCAGCACGTTTCTGGACACCAGCTTGCACAAAGATGTTTTTGGAGCTATCTCGGGTACAA CTTCCCCTCATGCAGTTTCCACCCCTAACGTGAACTCTATGCGCCACACCGACTCTCGTGGCTCCCTCATCAGCACAGAATCAGTCAACAGCCTCCATGAGAGGAACCATGACAAAACCAATTCTCTTGACAAG AACCAACCTGCCTCGACCCTGGGAAGCACCTTGATGCGATGTGATAAATTGGATCAGGCAGAGATCAAAAGCCTCCTCATGTGTTTCTTACATGTGCTTAAAGGCATGTCTGAAG ATGCTCTGTTCACATACTGGAACAAGGCTTCATCTGCTGAACTGATGGACTTCTTTATCTTAATTGA AGTGTGCCTCCATCAGTTCAGATACATGGGGAAAAGATACATTGCAAG tgtaAGAAAGATTTCAAGTATACTTGGAATATCTGTAGAACATG cCTACAGTCACTCCGATGCGGATGTGTTGAACCAGTCACTCCTGGAGGCCAACATCGCCACTGAAGTGTGTCTAACAGTCCTGGACACTCTCAGCATCTTCATCATGGGCTTTAAG ACACAACTTTGCTCTGACCACGGCCACAGCCCactgatgaagaaggtgtttgAAGTTCATCTCTGCTTCCTGCACATCAATCAGTCTGAAACAGCCCTGAAGCAGGTCTTCACATCACTGCGCACTTTTATTTACAAG TTCCCGTGCACATTTTTTGAAGGCCGTGCAGATATGTGCGCAGCCTTCTGCTACGAGATTCTGAAATGTTGCAACTCCAAGCTGAGCTCCATTCGTAGTGATGCAGCCCACCTGCTGTATTTTCTCATGAAGAGCAACTTTGACTACACAGGTCGCAAGTCCTTTGTCAGAACACACCTGCAG GTGGTGATTGCTGTCAGTCAGTTGATCGCTGATGTGATCGGTATTGGAAGCACCCGCTTCCAGCAATCTCTGTCAATAATCAACAATTGTGCCAACAGTGATAGAACTATCAAG CACACAGCTTTCCCATCAGATGTGAAGGACTTGACAAAACGCATCAGGACCGTTTTGATGGCCACAGCTCAAATGAAGGAGCATGAGAGAGATCCAGAAATGCTAGTGGACCTGCAGTACAGCCTTGCCAAGTCGTACGCCAGCACCCCCGAGCTGCGAAAGACCTGGCTGGACAGCATGGCCCGAATCCATGTGAAGAATGGAGACCTATCAGAG GCGGCCATGTGTTACGTTCATGTTGCAGCCCTCGTGGCAGAATACCTCCGGAGAAAAG GAATGTTCAAGCAGGGCTGTTCAGCTTTCCGAGTTGTAACCCCAAACATTGATGAAGAAGCAGCAATGATGGAGGATGTTGGGATGCAGGATGTGCATTTTAATGAG GACGTTTTAATGGAGCTTTTGGAGGAGTGTGCAGACGGCCTGTGGAAAGCAGAGCGCTATGAGCTCATCTCAGACATCTATAAACTCATAATCCCAATTTATGAGAAGCGAAGGGACTTTGAG AAACTGGCCCACCTGTATGACACACTGCATCGTGCATACAGCAAAGTGACGGAGGTGATGCATACAGGCAAGAGGCTGCTGGGGACGTACTTCAGAGTGGCTTTCTTTGGTCAG CAGTACCAGTTTACTGACTCAGAGGCGGAG GGTTTCTTTGAGGATGAAGATGGTAAGGAGTACATCTATAAAGAGCCCAAGTTCACACCCCTGTCTGAGATCTCCCAGAGGCTCCTGAAGCTTTACTCTGACAAGTTTGGACAGGAGAACGTGAAGATGATTCAGGATTCTGGACGG ATTAATCCCAAAGACCTGGACTCAAAGTACGCATATATTCAAGTAACCCACGTGACTCCATACCTGGATGAGAAAGAGCTGGCTGACAGAAAGACAGAGTTTGAAAAGAGCCACAACATCAGGCGATTTGTATTCGAAATGCCTTTCACAATATCTGGCAAAAAGCAAGGTGGAGTGGAGGAGCAGTGCAAACGCAGGACGATACTCACCA CAACACACTGTTTTCCCTACGTGAAGAAGCGCATCGCAGTGATGTACCAACACCACACCGACCTGAGCCCCATCGAGGTGGCCATCGATGAAATGAGCAAAAAGGTGGCCGAGATCAACCAGCTGTGCTCCTCCAGCGACGTGGACATGATCCGTCTGCAGCTCAAACTGCAAGGCAGCATCAGTGTCCAG GTAAATGCAGGACCACTTGCATACGCCAGAGCTTTTCTGGATGACTCGAGCGCCAAGAAGTATCCAGATAACAAGGTCAAGCAGCTCAAAGAGGTCTTCAG GCATTTTGTGGAGGCCTGTGGCCACGGCTTGGGCATTAATGAGCGACTGATCAAAGAGGACCAGCAGGAGTACCACGATGAGATGAAAGCAAACTACAGGGACTTGACCAGAGAGTTGTCCATCATCATGCACGAGCAG ATCATTCCGGTGGAAGACGGCATGAAGAGCGTGCTCCCCGACTCGCTTCACATCTTCAACGCCATCAGTGGCACGCCGACCTCTGTCACCATCCAGGGCATCCCGCACTCGGCGTCAGTGATATAA